In Candidatus Contubernalis alkalaceticus, the genomic window GGTTAGCAGCCATAAAAAATGGTTGGTTCCTTATGGTAATAAAAAGTAGCCCCTGCACCAGCATAGTTACAAAAGCCAGAAAGAAATTTGCACCTGGTCCCGCCGCAGCCACTTTCAGCATAGCTGTTTTTTTATCACCCCTGAAGTTATTGGGATTGACATTGACCGGTTTTGCCCAGCCAAATCCCACAAAAAAGAGCATTAAGGTTCCTATGGGGTCTAAGTGTACCAAGGGATTTAATGATAGCCTACCCTGGTATCGTGGGGTAGGATCACCCAAATTATCCGCCATCCTGCCGTGCCAATACTCATGAAAAGTAATAGCTATTAAAAGTGCTGGAATTCTAACCAGCATACTTCCCATATCTAATTGAAACATTAGTCTCCCCCTTTCCCTCGGGCCATATATTGAATAACCAACCTAACTTCTTCATCTCTACTCTTTACCAGGCCATCCAGCCTGGCCATTTTCAATTCTTCCAGCACCTCTTTAAACAGGGGGCCCGGAGAATACCCCAGTTCTTTTAAGTCCTCTCCCGTTATATAGGGAGTAACGCTGCTGAATTTTTCCAGATATGCTTTTATATATCCCCAGGTCCTCATATTATCAGAACAGGCACTTAGAAAAATCATACTTTCTAAGGGAAGCGGTTCCAGCAGCTTATACACCCGGCTGGGCTTAATATTCGGCTTAGAAAGAATTTCTAACAGTTCAGGCGTTTTCTCCAAGGTAAAATGTACGTTTTCCCTGACTTCTTTCTTAAGTTTCATCTGATATAAAATAGAAGTCAAATCCTTACTATCATTATAATAATAAAGGGCGCAAAGGTACGGAATAGACCGATTAATTTTTACTATTTTTATTTCATTTATAAAATACTCCAAAACTTTTTGAACTACCATCAACAGTCTAAAATGTTTCGGCTCAAAATTTAGTTTAGGAAACAAATAGGGAATAAGTTTAAATTCCTGAAGCCTCATTATTACCCTGTGGGGTTCTTTTTCTTTAAAAATTAAACTAATTTCCTCCGCCAACCGATCTCGGCTCACCTTATTTATAACTTTAGTTTTTATTGAATTTTCGATAAAGGAGAGTGTCTCCTCTTCAATGTTAAAGTCCAGCCTCTGTTCAAAACGAGCCGCCCTTATAATTCTCAAAGGGTCTTCCACAAAACTCAAGTTATAAAGCACCCTTATGATTTTTTGTTCCAGGTCGGAAACTCCGCCAAAAAAATCCAGCAGCAATCCAAATTGTTCAATGTTCAGCTGAAAAGCCAGCGTATTTATTGTAAAATCCCGGCGGTAAAGATCCTGTCTTATATTGCTCAACTCAACCTGAGGTACCGCTCCGGGCTGTAGGTAAAATTCCGTCCTGGCTGCTGCAAAATCCAGCCTCAACCCGTCCTTTAAAATAATTTTAGCTGTGCCAAACTGTTCGTAAATAATAATTCGACCGTCTAAAAATCTGTTTAGCTCCCGGGCAAAATCAATGGCATTGGGTTCCACCACCAGGTCAATGTCAAAATTATTTTTACCCAATATTAAATCCCGGACAAAACCACCTACAACATATAACCGGCATCCGTGACTGTCCGCTTTTTGCCCTAATAAAAAAAGAAGTCCCTGAATCTTTTTTGGAAGCCTGGTGTTAATTAGTTTGTTTAAATCATCAAAATTTTTCAATTGTTTCCCCCGTCCTCCTCCCAATTGCCCCCTATGATTCTTTTTATTATGACGGGTTTTTAATACATCGGTGCGGGTAACAATCCCCAGCAGTTTACCACGATCGTCTGCAACCGGAAGTCTGCCAATATC contains:
- a CDS encoding CBS domain-containing protein, giving the protein MRVITTHTNTDFDGFASMVAASKLYPGSTMVFPGRVNDNVKEFTSLYKDVFEVKKISRINLDKIDELIIVDTQQSSRLGALAACIERIPRIIIFDHHSVSSEEAIESSEQFVDSTASTVTLLMEIIIRGDIEINPFEATLFALGLYEDTGCFTFSSTSVREIKVLKYLAERGLDFNVIREFIGRSFSEKQKYLLEMLLNNTEVYELKGIRAALSTGETKDDIRGLSVVVSQLMDIQDADLMVAAVKMGDKFHLVARNISDRINLKEILKAYGGRGHENAASAVIKEFDLKGFKGRLLKDINRLIKPSITAMDIMSFPVRSVSLKDTVDDAWWMLVKYGHSGLPVVQQGRLEGIISRRDLEKAKHHGLGHAPVKGFMSKKVQTVRTDTPFKEIEEIMVEYDIGRLPVADDRGKLLGIVTRTDVLKTRHNKKNHRGQLGGGRGKQLKNFDDLNKLINTRLPKKIQGLLFLLGQKADSHGCRLYVVGGFVRDLILGKNNFDIDLVVEPNAIDFARELNRFLDGRIIIYEQFGTAKIILKDGLRLDFAAARTEFYLQPGAVPQVELSNIRQDLYRRDFTINTLAFQLNIEQFGLLLDFFGGVSDLEQKIIRVLYNLSFVEDPLRIIRAARFEQRLDFNIEEETLSFIENSIKTKVINKVSRDRLAEEISLIFKEKEPHRVIMRLQEFKLIPYLFPKLNFEPKHFRLLMVVQKVLEYFINEIKIVKINRSIPYLCALYYYNDSKDLTSILYQMKLKKEVRENVHFTLEKTPELLEILSKPNIKPSRVYKLLEPLPLESMIFLSACSDNMRTWGYIKAYLEKFSSVTPYITGEDLKELGYSPGPLFKEVLEELKMARLDGLVKSRDEEVRLVIQYMARGKGGD
- a CDS encoding site-2 protease family protein, translated to MFQLDMGSMLVRIPALLIAITFHEYWHGRMADNLGDPTPRYQGRLSLNPLVHLDPIGTLMLFFVGFGWAKPVNVNPNNFRGDKKTAMLKVAAAGPGANFFLAFVTMLVQGLLFITIRNQPFFMAANQFANSLVTYNIFLGVFNLIPIPPLDGSKILAGILPYRYQYYYRLLEQYGFLILMLLIITRTLTAIVIPVAFYIQYFMASIITPVLQMFL